Proteins encoded within one genomic window of Kibdelosporangium phytohabitans:
- the trpC gene encoding indole-3-glycerol phosphate synthase TrpC, with protein sequence MTASRNGIRPTMLTKLIQTANEQTARRRTLKPLSEMVALASTAPAARDFAAALREPGLSVIAEMKPRSPSKGPLTDDYRPAERARAYQRGAAAAISVLTHEDGFGGSPEHLPIARTEGGIPVLRKDFIDDEYQIVEARALGADALLLIVASLTPERLAELLAYTRGLGMEALVEVHDEEEVDVALDAGATVIGVNHRDLRDFRIDMTLTARLRHRVGPGRLLVGESGINTVRDAVAMREAGAAAVLVGEVLMRAADPEAKVRELSNA encoded by the coding sequence ATGACCGCCTCCCGCAACGGCATCCGGCCGACGATGCTGACCAAGCTGATCCAGACCGCGAACGAGCAGACCGCTCGGCGCCGGACCCTGAAGCCGTTGTCCGAAATGGTCGCGTTGGCCTCGACCGCGCCCGCGGCCCGGGATTTCGCCGCCGCGCTGCGGGAGCCGGGGCTCAGCGTGATCGCCGAGATGAAGCCGCGCAGCCCCTCGAAAGGGCCGCTGACCGACGACTACCGGCCGGCCGAACGCGCCCGGGCCTATCAGCGGGGCGCAGCGGCGGCGATCTCGGTGCTCACGCACGAGGACGGCTTCGGCGGCAGCCCCGAGCACCTCCCGATCGCCCGCACCGAAGGCGGCATCCCGGTCCTGCGCAAGGACTTCATCGACGACGAGTACCAGATCGTCGAAGCACGCGCGCTCGGCGCGGACGCGCTGCTGCTGATCGTGGCGTCGCTGACGCCCGAGCGGCTGGCCGAACTGCTCGCGTACACCAGGGGGCTCGGCATGGAGGCCCTCGTCGAGGTGCACGACGAGGAGGAGGTCGACGTGGCGCTGGACGCGGGCGCGACCGTGATCGGCGTGAACCACCGTGACCTGCGGGACTTCCGGATCGACATGACGCTCACCGCGCGGCTGCGCCACCGGGTCGGGCCCGGCCGGTTGCTGGTCGGCGAGAGCGGGATCAACACAGTCAGGGACGCGGTCGCCATGCGCGAGGCAGGTGCCGCGGCGGTACTCGTCGGCGAGGTCCTGATGCGGGCCGCCGACCCGGAGGCGAAGGTCAGGGAGCTGAGCAACGCATGA
- the trpD gene encoding anthranilate phosphoribosyltransferase: MIDLIKRVSRGETLSEAEAAHAMRSIMCGAAGPARIAGLAMAMAMRGETVDEIVGMARTAREMARPVPFGSNVLDTCGTGGDGLNTFNISTASAIVAAACGVQVAKHGNRSASSGCGSADVLEELGVRIELTPEEAGRCLAETGIVFLFAPSFHPAFRHAAGPRKELGIRTVFNLLGPLCNPARARYQALGVPDADVVAPMAEVLSRLGVTRALVFHSEDGLDELSLGAPSTVVEVVDGVRRSYRFDPADLGLARASVAQLAGGDRAENAAIIRRIFAGETGPKRDIVLLNAAAALRITGHAVDWGDGLAQAARVIDSGAVTALLDRWIAVSQDRVAVPS; this comes from the coding sequence ATGATTGACCTGATCAAACGGGTGTCCCGAGGGGAGACCCTGAGCGAGGCCGAAGCGGCGCACGCCATGCGCTCGATCATGTGCGGCGCCGCGGGCCCGGCCCGGATCGCCGGGCTGGCGATGGCGATGGCCATGCGCGGCGAGACCGTCGACGAGATCGTGGGGATGGCCAGGACGGCACGGGAGATGGCCCGGCCGGTCCCGTTCGGCTCGAACGTCCTGGACACCTGCGGGACCGGTGGCGACGGGCTGAACACGTTCAACATCTCCACCGCGTCGGCGATCGTCGCGGCCGCGTGCGGCGTGCAGGTGGCCAAGCACGGCAACCGCAGCGCGTCCTCCGGCTGCGGCAGCGCGGACGTGCTGGAGGAGCTGGGCGTGCGGATCGAGCTCACGCCTGAGGAAGCGGGCCGGTGCCTGGCTGAGACGGGCATCGTGTTCCTGTTCGCGCCCTCGTTCCACCCCGCGTTCCGGCACGCCGCCGGGCCGCGCAAGGAACTGGGCATCCGGACGGTGTTCAACCTCCTCGGCCCGCTGTGCAACCCGGCCCGTGCGCGCTACCAGGCGCTCGGTGTGCCCGACGCCGACGTCGTCGCGCCGATGGCCGAGGTGCTGTCCCGGTTGGGCGTGACCAGGGCGCTGGTGTTCCACTCCGAGGACGGCCTGGACGAACTCAGCCTCGGCGCGCCGTCCACCGTGGTCGAAGTGGTCGACGGTGTCCGGCGCAGTTATCGGTTCGACCCCGCGGACCTCGGCTTGGCGCGGGCGTCCGTCGCCCAGCTCGCCGGCGGCGACCGCGCGGAGAACGCCGCGATCATCCGGCGGATCTTCGCGGGCGAGACCGGCCCCAAGCGTGACATCGTGCTGCTCAACGCCGCCGCCGCGCTGCGGATCACCGGGCACGCCGTGGACTGGGGCGACGGGCTCGCGCAGGCAGCGCGGGTGATCGACAGCGGGGCGGTCACGGCCCTGCTGGACCGGTGGATCGCCGTGTCGCAGGACCGGGTGGCGGTGCCGTCATGA
- a CDS encoding anthranilate synthase component II — protein sequence MSRPTVAVIDNYDSFTYNLVHYLAELGADPRVFRNDETTIDELAGHDQLVISPGPCTPTEAGISMDAVKSLSGTMPILGVCLGHQSIGAAFGADVVRTAPVHGKTARITHDNTGVLAGLPDPFTATRYHSLVVDPASFPPDLVPNAWVDGLVMGLRHREHPTFGVQFHPESVLSTEGKQLIANFLEYTND from the coding sequence ATGAGCAGGCCGACGGTCGCGGTCATCGACAACTACGACTCGTTCACGTACAACCTCGTGCACTACTTGGCTGAGCTCGGCGCCGATCCCCGCGTGTTCCGCAACGACGAGACCACGATCGACGAGCTCGCCGGACACGACCAGCTGGTCATCTCCCCCGGCCCGTGCACGCCCACCGAGGCGGGCATCTCGATGGACGCCGTCAAGTCGTTGAGCGGGACCATGCCGATCCTCGGCGTGTGCCTCGGCCACCAGAGCATCGGCGCGGCGTTCGGCGCGGACGTCGTACGGACCGCGCCGGTGCACGGCAAGACCGCCCGGATCACCCACGACAACACCGGTGTCCTGGCCGGGCTGCCGGACCCGTTCACCGCGACCCGCTACCACTCGCTGGTGGTCGACCCGGCTTCGTTCCCGCCGGATCTCGTGCCCAACGCGTGGGTGGACGGCCTGGTCATGGGCCTGCGGCACCGCGAGCACCCGACGTTCGGCGTGCAGTTCCACCCGGAGTCGGTGCTCAGCACCGAGGGCAAGCAGCTCATCGCGAACTTCCTGGAGTACACCAATGATTGA
- a CDS encoding anthranilate synthase component I family protein, which yields MRDCHEYHLVPVYEEFLADTLTPVTVFERLCRADEPGFLLESVPVTGDVGRYSYIGHRPAPLALPAGDPLAALRSLAAQRIAPMPGLPPFLGGAVGYLGWETARHFERLPEADGPAPGLPEAAFLSVEDLAVFDHATRRLILVTAHRPAIESYQDALDRIALMRAKITSTAGHRPVISLCRSDGDLLDGWQSNVTQDEFEARVERAREYIAAGDAFQIVLSQRFSKPLTAEPLDLYRHLRAINPSPYMYHLSLGGGRHVVGCSPELLVKATGRRIETRPLAGTRARGKDPDTDLALEQELLADEKECAEHVMLVDLGRHDLGRVAVPGSVRVEKLMEIERFSHVMHISSTVAGELTDDANGLDALKSTFPAGTLSGAPKIRAMEIIAELEPERRGVYGGALGFVGYDGATDLAIALRTIVVADGKVHVQSGAGVVADSDATAEYRETLHKARAMFTAVQQAEAVR from the coding sequence ATGCGCGATTGTCACGAGTACCACCTTGTGCCCGTCTACGAGGAGTTCCTGGCCGACACGCTGACGCCGGTGACCGTGTTCGAGCGGCTGTGCCGTGCGGACGAGCCCGGGTTCCTGCTGGAAAGCGTTCCGGTGACCGGCGATGTCGGGAGGTACTCCTACATCGGGCACCGCCCGGCCCCGCTCGCCCTCCCGGCGGGCGACCCGCTGGCGGCGCTGCGATCGCTTGCCGCACAGCGGATCGCCCCGATGCCCGGTCTGCCGCCGTTCCTCGGCGGCGCGGTCGGCTACCTCGGCTGGGAGACCGCCCGGCACTTCGAGCGGCTGCCCGAGGCGGACGGACCGGCGCCCGGCCTGCCGGAGGCGGCGTTCCTCAGCGTCGAGGACCTCGCCGTCTTCGACCACGCCACCCGGCGGCTGATCCTGGTGACCGCGCACCGGCCGGCCATCGAGTCCTATCAGGACGCGCTCGACCGGATCGCGCTGATGCGGGCGAAGATCACCAGCACGGCCGGGCACCGCCCGGTGATCTCGCTCTGCCGGTCCGACGGCGACCTGCTGGACGGCTGGCAGTCCAACGTGACCCAGGACGAGTTCGAGGCACGGGTCGAGCGGGCCCGTGAGTACATCGCGGCCGGTGACGCGTTCCAGATCGTGCTGTCCCAGCGGTTCAGCAAGCCGCTGACCGCCGAGCCGCTCGACCTGTACCGGCACCTGCGGGCGATCAACCCGTCGCCGTACATGTACCACCTGAGCCTGGGCGGCGGCAGGCACGTGGTCGGCTGCTCGCCTGAGCTCCTGGTGAAGGCGACCGGCAGGCGGATCGAGACCAGGCCGCTGGCCGGGACCCGGGCCCGCGGCAAGGACCCGGACACGGACCTCGCGCTGGAGCAGGAACTGCTGGCCGACGAGAAGGAGTGCGCCGAGCACGTCATGCTCGTCGACCTCGGCCGCCACGACCTCGGCCGCGTCGCCGTGCCGGGCAGTGTCCGCGTGGAGAAGCTGATGGAGATCGAGCGCTTCTCGCACGTGATGCACATTTCGTCCACTGTGGCCGGTGAGCTGACCGACGACGCGAACGGGCTGGACGCGCTGAAGTCCACGTTCCCCGCGGGCACGCTCAGCGGCGCGCCGAAGATCAGGGCGATGGAGATCATCGCCGAACTGGAGCCGGAGCGGCGAGGCGTGTACGGCGGCGCACTCGGGTTCGTCGGCTACGACGGCGCGACGGACCTGGCGATCGCGTTGCGCACGATCGTCGTGGCGGACGGCAAGGTGCACGTCCAGTCCGGTGCGGGTGTGGTCGCCGACTCCGACGCGACCGCCGAGTACCGCGAGACCCTGCACAAGGCCCGCGCCATGTTCACCGCCGTCCAACAAGCGGAGGCAGTCAGATGA
- a CDS encoding cytochrome P450, with translation MSPVSTTHDRLPPTPVETPEEQRANFFTDPFGYVEKQAAEHGTVFSIDLGSLGNEDTVDVEVNGRWVFVSRPHQIRAMYSAVRTTSGAEANQVFFGTMEESVGYIDGKAHRRRRAQLHPAFSGGKDYIAIIQQAVDRHFALWPRGKAFPVFEELQKLTSEVIVEVVCGNFAAEDRATLTGMLPRTENAKYTVDQVIAADKEIRAFVEQRIPGHLAKSDEIGQDDVFASLLRHAADGDGSLTGEVVRDEVFSLLYTGFSTTANSLSWVFAEITRRPEVLARLRAEVGERFRDRPLRRDEFGDLDYLEATISETLRLHPVSALNGVRLLKEPLRIDDYVIPAGSILVHCAYLSQRSAEVYDQPEEFRPERFVGTQIDPYVFGAFGGGQRTCVGRGYARAEMKMILAMAIAGLDWEQSETPLPAAKQQGIFMGPEDHAVITLLP, from the coding sequence ATGTCTCCCGTGAGCACCACCCACGACCGGTTGCCACCGACACCGGTCGAAACACCCGAAGAGCAGCGCGCGAACTTCTTCACCGACCCGTTCGGCTACGTCGAGAAGCAGGCAGCCGAGCACGGCACGGTCTTCTCGATCGACCTCGGTTCGCTGGGCAATGAGGACACTGTCGACGTCGAGGTCAACGGCCGGTGGGTGTTCGTGTCCCGGCCGCACCAGATCCGCGCGATGTACAGCGCGGTGCGCACCACCAGCGGCGCCGAGGCCAATCAGGTCTTCTTCGGCACCATGGAGGAATCGGTCGGCTACATCGACGGCAAGGCACACCGCAGGCGCCGTGCGCAGCTGCACCCGGCGTTCAGCGGCGGCAAGGACTACATCGCGATCATCCAGCAGGCCGTGGACCGGCACTTCGCGTTGTGGCCCCGCGGCAAGGCCTTCCCGGTGTTCGAGGAGCTGCAGAAACTCACGTCCGAGGTGATCGTCGAGGTCGTGTGCGGCAACTTCGCCGCGGAGGACCGGGCCACGCTCACCGGGATGCTGCCGCGCACGGAGAACGCCAAGTACACGGTGGACCAGGTGATCGCGGCGGACAAGGAGATCCGCGCGTTCGTCGAGCAGCGGATCCCCGGCCACCTGGCCAAGTCCGACGAGATCGGGCAGGACGACGTGTTCGCGTCGCTGCTGCGGCACGCGGCCGACGGCGACGGATCGCTGACCGGCGAGGTCGTGCGCGACGAGGTGTTCAGCTTGCTGTACACCGGTTTCTCCACCACGGCCAACTCGCTGTCGTGGGTGTTCGCCGAGATCACCCGCAGGCCCGAGGTGCTGGCCAGGCTGCGGGCCGAAGTCGGCGAGCGGTTCCGGGACCGGCCGTTGCGGCGTGACGAGTTCGGCGACCTGGACTACCTGGAAGCCACGATCTCCGAGACGCTGCGACTGCACCCGGTTTCCGCTCTCAACGGCGTGCGACTGCTGAAGGAACCGCTGCGGATCGACGACTACGTCATCCCGGCAGGCTCGATCCTGGTGCACTGCGCCTACCTGTCGCAGCGCAGCGCCGAGGTGTACGACCAGCCGGAGGAGTTCCGGCCGGAGCGGTTCGTCGGCACCCAGATCGATCCCTACGTCTTCGGTGCTTTCGGTGGCGGGCAACGGACCTGTGTCGGCCGTGGCTACGCGCGGGCTGAGATGAAGATGATACTGGCCATGGCGATCGCCGGGCTAGACTGGGAACAGAGCGAAACTCCCCTTCCCGCCGCGAAACAGCAGGGCATCTTCATGGGCCCCGAGGACCACGCGGTCATCACACTTCTTCCGTGA
- a CDS encoding aminotransferase class V-fold PLP-dependent enzyme, with product MSGNTHQAKAVIVGAGPVACLVAIELRRRAFDVELYERGPDFRRLHGGKGHSFNLTLTRRGLQSLQPHLIDVLYQNGVPLPQRVIHHADGSLSYQRYGTADDHHLLSIPRGLLHHTLMDEAEKAGAQIYFEHECIRADPANAKATFATSSNGFRESTGDILIGCDGANSIVRQEMSRRGARMSISQEYITDGFAELKMPQSADGGYALLQALRDPSRPDSEIHGLHVWPRGDFVLLSQPNVDRSYTTGLFMPLTSDDPGQPTWARLRTEADVQALFAEYFPDIVEFLPQLTKDVLAAPPSSLKTIKCFPYHHELAVLIGDSAHTMVPFYGQGINCSFEDVRTFFEILDRRLAGPGDREAGIRQALSDFTDARKGPGDAIADLSLAMRAELKSHTDETDFHARNKLEKQLHLRHPGDFIPLYHMVAFTNIPYNEVIARHEQQRSVVDDLCSRMDVHTEAHKILDAYPAGCAANGSKLGQMPTLDLALDQQKYLLDTVAARLLRYQEDLAAGKYPASYLHHPDGAHDADGKLIGALLREDDVPQHGTSLEVLLSEIFDRAMTNGMIHPHPGFMAHVPSGGLFQAAVGEFISRTLNRFPGAWAASPGFTQIETNVIKWFCSMLGYGTGSFGYLTTGGSIANFMAMRCALAQVGEAAQQRATIYVSSQGHFSVAKAARMAGIPGDRVRSIAVNRDYTIDLDELRRAVNHDIDRGYIPACVVGTAGTTNTGAVDDLVQLADFCSRYGIWLHADACFGGFFRLTGRGRALLEGSGQADSIAVDAHKSLFLPHGISALLVKDQSRLKVAFEIGGAAYVPELSDDDNFVDFCNYGPELTREARGLTAWLPIKLHGIKAFERCLDEKLDLADDLADRLAHLDAITVVDRGKPHLPTVGFGVRSDNRTEQARRNERLAELINSRGSVYLSTTTLPEEGLVVRSCIMHHQTDKVVIDQLLEDVTWSLGKL from the coding sequence ATGTCCGGAAACACCCACCAGGCGAAGGCGGTCATCGTCGGCGCGGGCCCGGTCGCGTGCTTGGTCGCGATCGAACTGCGCAGGCGCGCCTTCGACGTCGAACTCTACGAACGCGGACCCGATTTCCGCAGGCTGCACGGTGGCAAGGGGCACTCGTTCAACCTCACCCTGACCCGCCGCGGCCTGCAGTCGCTGCAGCCGCACCTCATCGACGTCCTCTACCAGAACGGAGTGCCGTTACCGCAACGGGTCATCCACCACGCGGACGGCTCCCTGTCCTACCAGCGGTACGGCACCGCGGACGACCACCACCTGCTGTCCATCCCCCGTGGACTGCTGCACCACACCTTGATGGACGAGGCCGAGAAGGCCGGCGCGCAGATCTACTTCGAGCACGAGTGCATCCGCGCGGATCCCGCCAACGCCAAGGCCACGTTCGCCACCAGCTCGAACGGCTTCCGGGAGAGCACCGGCGACATCCTGATCGGCTGTGACGGCGCCAACAGCATCGTCCGGCAGGAGATGTCACGCCGTGGTGCGCGGATGAGCATCTCGCAGGAGTACATCACCGACGGGTTCGCCGAGCTGAAGATGCCGCAGTCGGCGGACGGTGGCTACGCGCTGCTCCAGGCGCTGCGCGACCCCAGCCGTCCGGACAGCGAGATCCACGGTCTGCACGTGTGGCCGCGCGGTGACTTCGTCCTGCTGTCCCAGCCCAATGTGGACCGCAGCTACACCACGGGCTTGTTCATGCCGCTCACGTCCGACGACCCCGGCCAGCCCACGTGGGCCAGGCTCAGGACCGAGGCGGACGTGCAGGCGCTGTTCGCCGAGTACTTCCCGGACATCGTCGAGTTCCTGCCGCAGCTGACCAAGGACGTGCTGGCCGCGCCGCCGTCGTCGTTGAAGACGATCAAGTGCTTCCCGTACCACCACGAGCTCGCGGTGCTGATCGGCGACTCGGCGCACACGATGGTGCCGTTCTACGGCCAGGGCATCAACTGCAGCTTCGAGGACGTCCGGACGTTCTTCGAGATCCTCGACAGGCGGCTGGCCGGGCCCGGCGACCGCGAAGCCGGCATCCGCCAGGCGCTCTCGGACTTCACCGACGCGCGCAAGGGCCCCGGTGACGCGATCGCCGACCTGTCGCTGGCGATGCGCGCCGAGCTGAAGTCGCACACCGACGAGACGGACTTCCACGCCCGCAACAAGCTGGAGAAGCAGCTGCACCTGCGCCACCCCGGCGACTTCATCCCGCTGTACCACATGGTGGCGTTCACCAACATCCCGTACAACGAGGTGATCGCGAGGCACGAACAGCAGCGGTCCGTTGTGGATGATCTGTGCAGCAGGATGGACGTGCACACCGAGGCGCACAAGATCCTGGACGCCTACCCGGCAGGTTGCGCGGCCAACGGGTCGAAGCTGGGCCAGATGCCGACTCTGGACCTGGCGCTCGACCAGCAGAAGTACCTGCTGGACACGGTCGCCGCCCGGCTGCTGCGCTACCAGGAGGACCTGGCGGCAGGCAAGTACCCGGCGTCGTACCTGCACCACCCGGACGGCGCGCACGACGCGGACGGCAAGCTGATCGGCGCGTTGCTGCGTGAGGACGACGTTCCCCAGCACGGCACCAGCCTGGAGGTGTTGCTGTCGGAGATCTTCGACAGGGCGATGACCAACGGGATGATCCACCCGCATCCCGGGTTCATGGCGCACGTCCCGTCCGGTGGGCTGTTCCAGGCGGCGGTCGGCGAGTTCATCTCCCGCACCCTCAACCGGTTCCCCGGCGCGTGGGCGGCCTCCCCCGGCTTCACCCAGATCGAGACCAACGTGATCAAGTGGTTCTGCTCGATGCTGGGCTACGGCACGGGATCGTTCGGCTACCTCACCACGGGTGGCTCGATCGCGAACTTCATGGCGATGCGCTGCGCGCTGGCGCAGGTCGGCGAGGCGGCGCAGCAACGGGCGACGATCTACGTGTCCAGCCAGGGCCACTTCTCGGTCGCCAAGGCGGCGCGGATGGCCGGCATCCCCGGTGACCGGGTCCGCAGCATCGCCGTGAACCGCGACTACACCATCGACCTCGACGAGCTGCGGCGCGCGGTGAACCACGACATCGACCGCGGGTACATCCCGGCCTGTGTGGTCGGCACGGCGGGTACCACGAACACCGGTGCGGTCGACGACCTCGTCCAGCTGGCCGATTTCTGCTCGCGGTACGGCATCTGGCTGCACGCCGACGCGTGCTTCGGCGGGTTCTTCCGGCTCACCGGCCGGGGCAGGGCGCTGCTGGAGGGCAGTGGCCAGGCCGACTCGATCGCGGTCGACGCGCACAAGTCCCTGTTCCTGCCGCACGGCATCTCCGCGCTGCTGGTCAAGGACCAGTCGCGGCTGAAGGTCGCGTTCGAGATCGGTGGCGCCGCGTACGTCCCCGAACTGTCCGACGACGACAACTTCGTCGACTTCTGCAACTACGGACCGGAACTCACCCGCGAGGCACGCGGCCTGACCGCGTGGCTGCCGATCAAGCTGCACGGCATCAAGGCGTTCGAACGCTGCCTTGACGAGAAGCTCGACCTGGCCGACGACCTGGCCGACCGGCTGGCGCACCTGGACGCGATCACGGTGGTCGACCGCGGCAAGCCGCACCTGCCGACTGTCGGATTCGGTGTCCGGTCGGACAACCGCACCGAGCAGGCACGCCGCAACGAGCGGCTCGCCGAGCTGATCAACTCGCGCGGCAGCGTCTACCTGTCCACCACCACGTTGCCCGAGGAGGGCCTGGTCGTCCGGTCGTGCATCATGCACCACCAGACCGACAAGGTCGTGATCGACCAGCTCCTCGAAGACGTCACGTGGTCCCTCGGCAAGCTCTGA
- a CDS encoding transglutaminase-like domain-containing protein codes for MVTAPTEFLDYRHERVQRFVAKAIGDATTPKDQAVRLFYAVRDGLHYEVSGQDLSREGLRASAIVASGQGFCAHKSILYAAAVRAVGIPSRIVVSEVRNHLASPALKALVGGDTFVHWLTSIRLGGRWLYVTPVFNKVLCRLYRMEPLEFDGESDARLHPFSGGDRMEFRTEHGHFDDVDYDRLIGLMRSRHPGMFTEGTVVPDAGSLAAQAAEI; via the coding sequence ATGGTGACCGCGCCCACCGAGTTCCTGGACTACCGGCACGAACGCGTCCAGCGATTCGTCGCCAAGGCCATCGGCGACGCCACAACACCCAAAGACCAGGCAGTCCGGCTGTTCTACGCGGTACGGGACGGCCTGCACTACGAGGTCAGCGGCCAGGACCTGTCCAGGGAGGGCCTGCGCGCGAGCGCGATCGTCGCCAGTGGACAGGGCTTCTGCGCGCACAAGTCCATCCTGTACGCGGCCGCGGTGCGCGCGGTCGGGATCCCCAGCAGGATCGTGGTCAGCGAGGTCCGCAACCACCTGGCGTCCCCGGCGCTCAAGGCCCTCGTCGGCGGCGACACGTTCGTGCACTGGCTGACTTCGATCCGGCTCGGCGGGCGGTGGCTGTACGTCACCCCCGTGTTCAACAAGGTGCTGTGCCGGTTGTACCGGATGGAACCGCTGGAGTTCGACGGCGAGTCCGACGCGCGCCTGCACCCGTTCAGCGGCGGGGACCGGATGGAGTTCCGCACCGAGCACGGGCACTTCGACGATGTCGACTACGACCGGTTGATCGGTCTGATGCGGTCACGCCACCCCGGCATGTTCACCGAGGGCACTGTCGTGCCCGACGCCGGGTCGCTCGCCGCGCAGGCCGCCGAGATCTGA
- a CDS encoding acyl-CoA dehydrogenase family protein, whose amino-acid sequence MSDEWYERMAELGEKLGSDVTADDQSGEFSHEKWHLVAATGLFGLPFTGDRRLSDRTLPQITAALEGLGHGSDDASLGFSVATQLASCAVPLARFGSPALREHYEHAVTTGRIIGAHAITEPGAGSDALAMTTTAVAGGDGYVINGSKAFISNGPIADLVVVYTVTGQPGTFTGLTAFAVPRGTAGFTLSEPLGKMGLRCSPLGTAKLRDVHVPADHVVGQVGGGSWLLSHVMAREILFIAAGQVGQMRRRLDACATRARSRVQFGQPIGAFQAVAHKIVDMRISIETARKWLHDTTARMVAGEDVTARVAMTKIVVSEANVATARTAVQVFGGAGYLSSTGIERGLRDAIAGTIYSGTSEIQRNKIAAVMGLGENGGSSW is encoded by the coding sequence ATGTCAGACGAGTGGTACGAGCGGATGGCCGAGCTCGGCGAGAAGCTCGGCTCCGACGTGACAGCCGACGACCAGTCCGGCGAGTTCTCCCACGAGAAGTGGCACCTCGTCGCCGCGACCGGCCTTTTCGGACTCCCGTTCACCGGCGACCGGAGGCTTTCGGACCGGACACTGCCCCAGATCACCGCGGCACTGGAGGGCCTCGGTCACGGCAGTGACGACGCGAGCCTCGGTTTCAGCGTGGCCACCCAACTGGCCAGTTGCGCTGTACCGCTGGCCCGCTTCGGATCCCCCGCGCTCCGGGAGCACTACGAGCACGCCGTCACCACCGGCCGGATCATCGGCGCCCACGCGATCACGGAACCGGGAGCGGGATCGGACGCCCTCGCGATGACCACCACCGCCGTGGCCGGCGGCGACGGCTACGTCATCAACGGCAGCAAAGCCTTCATCTCCAACGGCCCGATCGCCGACCTGGTCGTCGTGTACACGGTGACCGGACAACCTGGAACGTTCACCGGCCTGACGGCGTTCGCAGTGCCGCGTGGCACCGCCGGATTCACGCTGAGCGAGCCGCTGGGCAAGATGGGGCTGCGTTGCTCCCCGTTGGGCACAGCGAAGTTGCGGGACGTCCATGTCCCGGCGGATCACGTGGTCGGTCAGGTCGGCGGCGGCTCGTGGCTGTTGTCGCACGTGATGGCACGCGAGATCCTGTTCATCGCGGCGGGACAGGTCGGCCAGATGCGGCGCCGCCTGGACGCGTGCGCCACCCGCGCCCGCAGCAGAGTCCAGTTCGGACAGCCGATCGGCGCGTTCCAGGCCGTCGCGCACAAGATCGTCGACATGCGGATCAGCATCGAGACCGCCCGCAAATGGTTGCACGACACCACGGCGCGGATGGTCGCGGGTGAGGACGTGACCGCACGCGTGGCGATGACCAAGATCGTCGTCAGCGAGGCCAATGTGGCCACCGCCCGGACGGCCGTGCAGGTGTTCGGCGGCGCCGGCTACCTGTCGTCCACCGGCATCGAGCGCGGCCTGCGTGACGCGATCGCCGGAACCATCTACTCCGGCACGTCGGAGATCCAGCGCAACAAGATCGCCGCGGTCATGGGCCTCGGGGAGAACGGAGGATCCTCATGGTGA
- a CDS encoding ectoine synthase, which yields MTMFIRTRETVRMVDWGNGDSYRLLTAADGMGFTVCHTVVRAGTSSKLQYRRHLEACYCVSGKGEVVSSDGVTHPIEPGVLYALDQHDPHTLIAAPSEDMHLISVFNPPLSGEEKHSLCQDGYSCY from the coding sequence ATGACGATGTTCATTCGCACCAGGGAAACCGTCCGGATGGTCGACTGGGGCAACGGCGACAGCTACCGGTTGCTCACCGCGGCGGACGGGATGGGCTTCACCGTCTGCCACACCGTCGTCCGCGCGGGCACCAGCTCGAAACTGCAGTACCGCAGGCACTTAGAGGCGTGCTACTGCGTCTCCGGCAAAGGCGAGGTGGTCTCCAGCGACGGCGTGACGCACCCGATCGAACCGGGGGTGTTATACGCGCTCGACCAGCACGACCCGCACACCCTGATCGCCGCTCCGTCCGAGGACATGCACCTGATCAGCGTGTTCAACCCGCCGCTGTCCGGCGAGGAGAAGCACTCGCTGTGCCAGGACGGCTACTCCTGCTACTGA
- a CDS encoding phosphopantetheine-binding protein, whose protein sequence is MPRTDEIKEWVVRNFAPDVTAAELPDDYDLLASGLITSLSLVRLVTGLAAEFDVDIDAADLRPDYFRSVSTIAEFLGATPQPQA, encoded by the coding sequence ATGCCGCGGACCGATGAGATCAAGGAGTGGGTGGTGCGCAACTTCGCACCCGACGTCACGGCAGCCGAGCTGCCCGACGACTACGACCTGCTCGCCAGCGGGCTGATCACCAGCCTCAGCCTCGTCCGGCTGGTCACCGGGCTCGCTGCCGAGTTCGACGTCGACATCGACGCCGCCGACCTGCGCCCCGACTACTTCCGGTCGGTCAGCACGATCGCCGAGTTCCTCGGCGCCACGCCGCAGCCGCAGGCGTAG